A single genomic interval of Bacillus smithii harbors:
- a CDS encoding diguanylate cyclase domain-containing protein — MERIEETVLYALENLDKVYYYFDSETADRMESTTYRLLKYYEKKPNVDEWDFQKTTNQFRYAPYHGEDVETLYKHADQALYDSKKKGKNQFSIYL; from the coding sequence GTGGAACGTATTGAAGAAACGGTTCTTTATGCTTTAGAAAATTTAGATAAAGTATATTACTATTTTGATAGTGAAACTGCTGATCGAATGGAGTCAACAACCTATCGATTACTTAAATATTACGAAAAAAAGCCGAATGTTGACGAGTGGGATTTTCAAAAAACAACAAATCAGTTTCGTTATGCACCATACCATGGCGAAGATGTAGAAACATTATATAAACATGCCGATCAAGCTTTATATGATTCAAAGAAAAAAGGGAAAAATCAATTTTCGATTTATTTATAG